cttatagtgtgtctgtggtattcagCAGACTTTATATTcagactttattgtcacatatggtattttttttaatctcctacggtattttttgtaatattcctgtagccTAATATTCCTTATTGTTTTGCTGTAATATGTGTAGACTAGCCTATATCATGCTTCTATAATGTATTATAAGAATACtattgttattttcattaaTGAATTAGTAGCCTAGTTTTGTATCGAAAAGCAAAGCCAGTGAAACCTTGAAAATAAATTGTGGACTTACTTGAGAAGAATGACACGAGCCCTCTCATTTTGGCATAGGTCATTGGCCGCGGGTCATGAGTCACGGTCATCTGGATAAAGAGTGAAGTGCAGTGAaaaatgaaaggaggagagaggaagatttGCTCAGTGTTAAGTCGGGGAGTCCAGCACCAGTGTCAGCCGCCTCCCTGTCCGCTGCATATCAATGCCTCTCTGACGTAGCAGACACAGACGACCCGCCGAGCTGCCGCTGCTCTATTGcttcatgctgccttcagggcTGTCGGAAAGTTCGTAATTACGAGCTGAGCGCACATAACATAACCGACCAAAagagatgtgacgtttaggggACGTGTCTTGAGGGAACAATGGCGGAGAGCTGTGAAGCCAAACTGATGGAAAAAGTGATTTCTAAAATAGAATGTTCTTGTCTTCAgattgattggctgagtcaaaTTCAAAGCCAAtataaaatacacaataaacTCCCACCAGTGATTGCCTAGCTGTTAATTGAAATGTTAGTCATACCAGTAGCCTACTAACgtgttgcttagcaacatcTTTGTTTAGCAACTCTTATTTACAAAGaatgtagcctacagtaaaTATTTTGCAATGTAGGCTATTTTTACaacaaatatataacaacctTTGACTTAATTAATTTAATGAAACATCAAGTAGCTGCAAGACTGAtgttctttttctcctcttcattctgccgcTGTAGCACAAACTGACTCTGCGCCATTTGATTTAGCTACATTAAATGTAAACTCCAGCAAAAAACTGCTTTTGTTACAGGGAATTCTGTTCATTTTTCCGATCAAAAGTACTTGACAAGTCGTACGGGCCACTTATGACTTCCGTAGGCTACTTGAAGGAAATAGTTACGAATAGCACATAAAGGCAGCTTACTGAGCTCTAGCTCCCGTCAGCCGTGAAAAGCGGAACCGACCCCGAACGCACCGCCTGGAAAATCGATGATCTTGTCAatggaaacacttttttttttttactttggaaTTGatatgagtgaaagttacacaAGAGACCTCgccctctgtgtttgtttctttctgtttgtttgtttgtttctttctttctgtatgtatgtatgtatgtatgtatgtatgtatgtatgtatgtatgtatgtgccgGCCTATATATAGCTGCTCTGAATACTTTAAAAGGCTGAGATAACACAACAGGAGAAAAATCATTGAACGATAGTTTCCATTGAGGAGATAGGTGGCCGGAAatgcccccccacctccccctcccaaccaacatacacacacacacacacacacacacacacacacacacacacacacacacaaaccccaaacacacacactcacactgacatgCATACAGAAAGGAAATCACATTCTAGGACAGCAGGTCTGCAGCGCTCATTTTCCTTTTGCACCTCACCCAGTGTAAGGTCAGTTATAGATAGTTATAGGGTCATGGAAACTATAGTGTGTGACAGCAGTCCAGCAGATGACAACTCTCTATCGCTCTCCCGGTCTCATGTAGCCCATGAGTGTGTAAGAAATAGGAGGACCTGTCTGCACCATCGCAGACCCAGTTTTACACTTGTGATATATGACCAAACCATTGTAGCATTTCACATTCGCCTATACAGTGTCCATGTTGTTTTATATCACAACCATTCATGCTGGgatatacacatacactcaaGACATTCTCTCACATTATCAAGTCTGAATCCATCCTCCTATTAGAGACTCAATTATATAATCAAAAATTTATATCAACATGCGATTATATAATAATTGAAAATAGCAAGAGGAACTGCTGGCATAGTCTTCAGTAAACAAAATGTTctagtgaaagagaaagaggaaggaataCCACCTTACATCATGTGtattttcagaaacacacaacaataaatATAAAGATTACATAAATGAGAGCTAATTTTGATGAAGGAACAACGCGCATCCCCATGCAGCAGCACCGCTAAAAGTACAATGGAAAATCCGCAGACATAGAAACTGGGCCTCGCCGAGACAGAAATAAGCCCAGAAGTTTAACGGGAAAGAAACTGGAAATGAGCAACAGAAATATGCAGGAGGAACACAGAAAATCAAGAACAAGAGTGTGTGAATCAGAGAAATGgcatataaataataatagaaatagaaataacaAGTtagtcatttctctctctctctctctctgactctctctctctctctgtctctctctgtctctctctctctctctctctctctctctctctctctctctctctctctctctctccctctgcccctgtGTCTCTGGTGTCTATATTTGGAGCAGTTGGGTTCAGGTCAGAGTCAGTACATGAGGTCTTGGTTACTGTCGCAGAAAGCTGAtactcagagagagacagggggagttCCCTCTCTGTTACAATGTTGgcagaacagaaagagagagagagagagagagagagagagagagagggggagagagagagaaatctttGCCCCTTCCCCTGGCACCCCATAGTTGGAGGAACCGGTCTCTGCTGGTTTGGCTGAACACCGCTGAACGTCTGGAACCTCTTATGGCATGGGAACTGGTCGGTGCTGGTTTTGACTCTCCAGGCATGCAACATCTGACACTTAACGCAGCTCACACGTCTCAACACCCTGACACTCCCACAGCACCCGGGGGAAAGGAAACGCACCCAGTGGACAGCAAATCAGCCGACCCCACCGGACAGAAGAGCTTCTCTGCTTCAGCGCTGGGCGGaacagggagaagaagaagaacccgCCTGTAAAAATCTGGACCTAATTCAAGCTCCACGCCTCCAACTACATTATCACACCTAAACTCCCTGGCAACCTCTAGCCTCTAGATTCATTATCCCTCTATCCTTCACCCTCTAGCCTTCATTGCCTCCTCAATCCAGCACCAATCTCATTCTCACCCTTTGACCATCATTGACCTTTACACCAGCGATGTCTCTGAACTGAAGTGGGCCTTGCACAGACTCTAAAAGGGCAACTTCTGGATTGTGCTGGTGGTGTCTTGGGTTCAAAATCGTCCTGGTTTGCTGCTTGTTACATCCCCTCTCTCCAGtcttttctgcctcttttcaCTGTGAATTTGCTgtctaatgaagcagaaatgctaCAGAAATTATCCTTAAAAGCGCATGCTAGGGGGCTCCAGGGGCATGATGCTTCCCCGGGGAGAGGTTTTTGAAAATCTGCgtttcataaaaaaaactcattacTGGCGAGTTTGGTACAGTGGCACGAACATACCCTCATGGGAGAAGCTGTATTCCTGACCTCTCACTGATTAATATGCAATCCAATCAAAAAATCTCAATTTAAATCCAATATGAAATTGAATAACTTTGAAATATCAGGTAGGACCCTACCAGAGTAGTTTCTTTGTTCAGCAAgatagtttccatttccattttccagaaactaagaaaaacctacctatttatctatctatctatctatctatctatctatctgtctatctatctatctatctatctgtctatctatctatctcagtTTATACAAAAGAGCTAGTGTGTATTCAGCAGCTGAAAGTTCCACAAGTTCCACTGTTCTACCAACAATAAGAGTCTGCTCAATTGCTTTTGCCCTTAAGATTTCCAGGTGAAACTGCACCAGGCTGCTGAAAAGAGGCAAGAGCCACTCCATTGATAGTTTGGCATGCTATTGGCCCATATTCAGACAAAAATTAATCatacagtggtgtaaaaatgCACAATACACAATGGTATAAAAAATTAGAGTGAAATAGATGTAGTCCTGAGTTTAAAATTGTTTCCATTGTTACACAGTTTGGCATCTCTCACAATTTGGAGGGCGGGGTTTTGTCCAAACAAGCTACAGACATTTTTTCTGCACTGATTGGACAAGAAAGGGAAACAAGTGTCTTAGAATTttatggagaggatgaaaacattcCTGTGGCCATAAATGTTCACTGCAGAGCAATGTACGCTGTTGAAAAGATAATGCATAAGGTAATGCATTTGAAGAGCCTAAATATAATGGAAATACTGCGGTATAAATTGCCCTTCAGACTGGTTATCTGCCCCTTTAGCTTATAACTCCTCAGGTGATCAGTGTTAGAAATGCCCCTTTAGAAACTCTGTCTCACTGTTTCAATCTGAAGAGGGCACCTATAGGACAACAGTGCAGGGCATTCCCCCCTGTGCACACCTATGAATGTCATGTGCTTCATTCATACTTGTTTCACTACAGTCAGACATCTGGTAGTGCAACCACATAACATTTTTGGTAGACCTTAGAAATGCTGGCTTAAAAAATCTGGTTTCAAACCTGTTTCACAGCCCAAAAAAGTCCCAGGCTAGTAAAtaactaaaacaaacaaataaatgaagggCTGTTGTTGTCTCCACTTGAAATGAGAGGACTGTAGTGTGTTAATGCAGGCTGTGTAACATGTAATACCTTGAATTTGTTAGGAATACTTCCCATTTGATTTTCCATGCGGGACACGTACATGACTGCAGCAGTACTGCATCTGTCCTGTAGATGGTGACAGCAAACCAGAGGAATCAGTGGAGCAGTCTGGCaccattatattattattttttttaaataaatcttTTCCTCATAAaaatagacagaaaaacacatactGGCATCAGCCTGTTGTCACCCAATGCTCTATCCTAATCACATCAATGCAGCACCAAAGGCCTAATGACAAGCTTCCTTCCCATATTGGCCTATTTATTGCCTTGCCTGCTTTGAAGCTGATTTTCCATATTTCCACTTTTTCACATAAGCTAAACTGACTTCAAGGCTGGGCCAAACCTCCATTCGCTACTCTTGCCTTTTAGCTATAATCTTTTAACGTTAAAAAGGTTAACGGTTCTTTTATTGGTTTAGAGTGTCCAGCAGCTCCAATAATTTTTCTCACACCTATCAACAGTGCCTTCATTTGATCACCAACACCCAAGTGGGTCCCAAATTCCGGCCTGGGCCCCCTGCTCTATACCAGTGTTTCCCAACTTGGGGTCCAGTTATTATTTCAATAACTAGACGTTATAGCACAATGAAAGAATGTATCatgatgattttgattttaGGTTTCACTTTCAGCTGTGGTTATCACCCCACCTACAGCTTGGGCATTGATGCAATTCCATACTAAACCTtaactaacaaaaaaaaagacccttATCTGATGGTTTAACACGGGGCAACATCTTATCCAATGGGGTTCCGGGGTCTACCTGCTTTGGTGGGTccctgacatgaaaatgtttgggaACCAcggctcgctctctctctctccatgcttcACGGGCCCCGGAAGCGCGCATCCCAGCTAAGAGCTCGGGAGCGCGCGCGGCGAAGGGGCGGGGCCGCGCGGGATCACCGCAGCCAGGGATGAGAAACTTGTCCCGGATATTTACCTAACTATACCTGGCCCGTCTGACGCGCCCCGTCCCGAGGCTTTCACACCGGACAACGGCTCGACTCTCAGGAAAATGATCCGTCTCTGAAGCTGGACGACTGAGGTAGTAATGCGTCTTCCTTTTAAAGCTTCGTCTTTTCCTTCCAAAACATCCACTTGGTCAAGTTGTAGGAATCGGGGTTGGAGGAAAGTTTGCGAATGGTGTGTTCCTCCTTTTTGGGTGTAGCTGTAGATAAGTTCGGGTTGTCAACAGGTTCCCTGTTCGTGTTGCGGCTCAAAGTACAGGGAGGTCACCGCAGAGTTCATTATTGACAGGCTGGGACAGTCCGCTATCAGAAAATGGGCCCGATACTTAGAGACAGGCCTTGCTAATTCCTCTGTGTACGTTTGGTAAAGTAGGCGAGGCGAGGCTATAGGCGCGAGGCTGACCCTCTACGTTAGGTGTTGTTTTGAACTAATTGTGCAATAAATGTAACCCTCGACTCGCGCGTATAACGCTTACATTatgaataaaatgataaattctgacacaaacaaagacaaatcatAGCTTTAGTTTATTCTTCTGTGTTAATTCATATAGGGGGGAAAACAACATAACAAATAGATGCAAAGAAGCAAAACATTAAGTGAAATCCAATCCTACATCATAATTCTACTTTCAAAAAACAGCCTTTCCTTGTAAATTCATGAGTGgtttggcctgtgtgtgtgtgtgtgagaggggttATTATGGAAAACAAGTCATCAAACTGAGAGCGGCTCTGTTTTAATGTATTCTGAGTGTGTCACTGTGTTCAAACATTAACTCAaaaaacttgtgtgtgttttagaaaGAGTCTGAGACAAGTCGGGCCTGGATCCATTAATTGTTCACCTGAAAACCCAAGACAGAACAcatgtacgtacacacacagaggcaggcatGCACATatgaatgcacacacgcacacaaacatatatattCTTAAAGCATGGTAACttattggctgtgtgtgtgtgtatttgtgtgcatgcagcaTGCATTGCATCCAGTGGCGGGTCTGAGATCTGCTGTGGCGCTGTGGATGGGCGTGTTCAACTCTGAGAATATTTAACATTCTTATCATTCAGCTGCCTGCATAAGgcggagagacacagagggagaacagcagggagagagaagggacatGTTCAGACCCAGGCCAAATAATAATGGattagacaaacacacacgcacacacacacacacacagtcactcctTCACATTCACGTCGCATTACTCACTGCAGCCTGATACTCCAATACAGCACATATATTACTCACCGTACAATGTCATCATGAGGGAGGTGTTTTCCTTGGAAGACAACAGCTTGGAAACATCTgacactgtgggtgtgtgtgtgtgtgtgtgtgtgtttccaggtcCCCACTCAGTGACGAGCTAAGGGCAGGGTGTTTGTCTTGAGAGGGAGGCCGCGTTACCGTGGTAACAGACATGCCAAAACCGGACCTACTCTGCCTGGTTCAGCTGCTGGACGGCACCATCCAGACCTTCAGAGTCAGCGtgcgtaacacacacacacacacacacacacacacatacctccctttctctcactgaGGAGATCGTATGTTGCTCCTatctgtctctgtgctgtgcTAATGATTGTAGTGTCAGTGCGTGATATAGCGACAGACTCCTCTTTCCTATTTCCATTGATCTGCCTCTCTTGCTCAACGCTGTGACCTTGGTTTGAAGGACCCACTGACCTTCTGCAGCATACAGCGCTTTTCACACTTGGGAGCCTTTCACATCTTCAGCATATCATGTCATGTTGTACGCAACCTTggatcagcacacacacacaagcacacacatgaatacgtacacacacacgctgaaagGAAGTCACAATATTGCTTTCTAGGACAGCAGCTGTGCAGCATCTTTATGTGAAGCAAGGATAGTTATAAGGGTCAGGAAGAGGAGTGCTGGTGGTGTAATGTGTGAAAGCAATCCAATATGAAACTCTTTGTGTCACACGGCTCCTGTGTTTATCATGTATGCAGTTATTGatatgtacatgtgcacataagCAGACGTCAGAATAAGTTTTACACTTGGTTGTGGGATTGTCAGTaattcagtgtgttgttcccTCCTTCCAGAAGCAGGATGAAGGTGCGGTTCTGTTGGACCTGGTGTGCGACCAGCTGGGCCTGCTAGAGAGGCAGCTTTTCagtctgcagctcagagagtCCAGCACAGGCATCGCTTCCATCACAGCAGcttccaacacacactctcctgtGAGCTGACTGTTCATCCGCTGCACATTTGGGCTGAGATTGTAACGTACTGCACTGCTGGCTGTTAATCTGAAGATAACCACAGGTTATACTTACGCTGTTTAACCCCAGTTATGCCTTGTGCTTGATGaactccttttttctctttcagagATGGTTGGAGCCTGAGAAGCCTTTGAAGAAGCAAATGAAAGGTATCTGACTTGTGCTGGCTATGGAACTGTAGAAGATTTTGAATTGTACTTTAATACATTTCTTGTGAGGAGATGTCGAGGTGCAGGAGAGAGGTCTTAGGAGATTGAGGTGAACTTGTGATCATGGATGTATGCTATTTTTGATAAGATGACATCTCTCTGCAGgccttctctcccccttctaTCTGAACTTCAGAGTACGATTCTTCATCTCTGATCCCAACTCCCTGCAGCATGAACAGacaaggtgagtgtgtgtgctttgggTGAGTGTGTAGTTTTTGTAGTGGTTGTATATCATCAGTAATTGATTTGTAGAAACTTAATatctcagaaaagtctttttctcAGGAATTATGgaaaaaatgtctgattttccCATCGATGTCTATgtaattttgacattttacattacattatcaaTAGTTAGCTTAATCCCAGGGCAGGAAAGATATTCCTGCTTGCATGATACAGTAGCAGCTGTTAATGAAAgtcataaaaatacaaataagtaAAAATAAGTAGTTTCTGACATACTGATAATGTGGGAGTGGGCTGTTTAAGTTCCTCTTGTCTCGTCTCTGCAGGCACCTGTACTTCCTCCAGATTAGGAGTGACATCAGAGAGGGAAGGTAAGTAGGCTACCATGGGAACATATTcatgtatgcacgcacacacacacacacatgcaaacacatgcacaaacacctATCCCCTTGTGCACAGTTTCCATCAGTGGTATCGCTGTTACAATGTGTAATCATAGCGTCTGATTGCAGGTTGCAGTGCCCGCTGAGTGCAGCTGTAGTGCTGGCCTCTTATGCTGTTCAGTGTAAGTCAGCTTCCCGTCTCTTTCTAGAGAAACAAATGATTAACGGCTTAATTATAACAATGTGAGTAATTGTTCTCGTAGAGGAAGCTCACAATAAACTGTATCCCTCTTATATTCCCCCAGACATCAGTGTGTCTGGCTGTGCGGCTCTGcttatgtgtttctgtgtagtTACTCagagtctctctccctcccctgtaGCGGAGCTGGGGGATCACTGCCCGTCCCGACTCCCTGGATACCTGTCTAAGTGCCACTTCCTCCCTGAGCAGGATGATGACTTCCTGTCCAGAGTGGAGGATCTGCATCCGCAGCACAAGTATTGCAAACAAATCTTTGTCCTTCAAGCTGCCACTCAGAAGCAGCTTGTTTGTTGTTGAGCAGGTTCTTTGTTGTCGTTCTTGACcctctgtggctctgtgtgtgtgtgtgtgtgtgtgtgtgtgtgtgtgtgtgtgtgtgtgtgtgtgtgtgtgtgtgtgtgtgtgtgtgtgtgtgtgtgtgtgcgcgcgtgtgtgttccCAGAGGGCtgaagcagagtgaggcagagcTGTGCTTCCTCAACACGGCACGAACACTGGAGCTGTATGGAGTGGAGCTGCATGCTGCCATGGTAGCCGTCTCTCTGGGTTTATCTTTCATTTATTGTCTCTCATTCTAGTTTAACTTCCTCCGCATCCTCATTTCATTCCTTTCATTTATCACATTCTGTCGGTCTCTCCCACTTTCCTgtaccccctcctctctctctcaggacccCAACAATGCCCCTCTGTTGGTGGGTTTGGCCTCAAGTGGTGTTGCAGTATTCTGCAATATGATTTGCTCCAGTTTCTTCCCCTGGTGAGTGATGATGCTCCTGTTTCGATGGTTTGTTCTGACCCTTATTTTCTGACTTTAACAATCTGCCCTCTTCCCATGCAGGGGAAACATCATCAAGATCTCCTTTAAGAGGAAACGCTTTCTCATCCATCTCAAACGTAAACATGTGAGTCCCTCTGCCATTGGTTTTTGATAGTATACCAGTTACCTCTGTTGCCAGTTCTTCAGGTGCACAGCAGAGATGGTGTGTTAAAAAGTGGATATCATATTAATAATTCAGCATGCCTCAAAGAAATTTgcataaaacatatttttcactgtgtgttgCAGGGGGAGACCCAGGACTGTGTGGTGTCTCTGGCTCTGCCCTGCCCCAAGACCTGTAAGAACCTGTGGAGGTCCTGCGTGGATCATCACTCCTTCTTCAGCTCCAGCCGGACTGCCAGGAGCCccaaacacaacaacagcacagTTCAGTCCTACAGCAAGCTGCTCACACAGCACCTGGGCCTGGGCAACAGCAAAACAGAGAGGtgagcatgcacgcacacatacacacacaggcttatAATAAATACTGAAAGTTTACAATTTTTCTGTCTATATCCCTTCTTAATCTGCAGTGGTCCGGTGTGCCGGCGTGTGGTGGGTGGGATGGTGTGGAACCCAGTCCTGCAGAGGTCGATTTCAACAGAGTATCTGGAGACCAAGAGTTTGCCCTCCAGATCCCCCCCGACCACACCCAACTGGTacgacctgcagcagcaacCCCAGCCATGGCAAGAGATGCTATAAGTGACTACATGTTTTGCTTAAGACCTCAGCTGTGCTCAGACATAAATCCAGCACCAGCTCGCCTTTCTTGAACTCAGTTTGTGTTCGCTCAttggttaaaggaatagtccacccaaaaatgtaaattttgtcATTTACTCACCCTCATTTTACTCGAATCACCGGTGAAATTTGCATGTCCACATACTGTAAATTTCTATATACACAGGCCGCACTCTGGACAATTCAGTTGAATAACTTCAAcgtttatttacatattcaagaTGAGTAATAGAAAAACAGCGTTTCGGCTCTGCTGCCTTCTTCAGTGGCTatgactgacatgagggtgagtaaataatgataaaatggcaaaaaaacgTATTTGTTTTGAGCAAAACTATCCTGactgctgttttctctctctggcaggCGAAGTCCTCGAGTTCGCCATGGCATCCGTAAACCCCGCCCATCTTCAGTGGAGCTGACCAATGATCTGAAAGACATGTCAGAGGGGGAGGATGTCTTCTACACATACAGGgcctctgtcagcagcagcaaggACAGTGAGGGAGACGCTTCGCCACATAAGTTAGTATCGGTTAGAATGGAAATGGTGTTTATCTACTTCTTAGGCTGTCTCGCTCTCATCTATCTAACTACCTGTTGTTATCTCTGTCCATATCAGCCTGTCTGGCACACATAGCCAAGGGCAGGAGGAGACTTTGTCGCATATTGATGACATCAgcacaggagaggaggatggtgaTCACAGTTCACATGACTGGAACAGGGTCAGTTATCTAATCATCCATctaagtaagtgtgtgtgtacatgcgtgtgtgtgtgtgtgtatcttgattctgagtgtttgtgtctgtgcagggCGGCGCTCTCGGCGATGGTGACCTGCTGCTAATACGCATTGCCCCCGATCATGAGGGCAAGTTTGGCTTCAATGTTaaagtgagtctctctctcccttgcgcGCTCTTTCCCttacacacccaaacacacacacacattgtctccCCTCCACTCTTGGTACATTTCATTTTTCCTAACTCCTCCTAGGGTGGGGTGGATCAGAAGATGCCTCTAGCCATATCCCACGTTAAGCCCGACTCCCCGGTAAGAACAGACttagatgtgtttgtgttttgactatgtgtgttttgtcaaaATTACTGTGTGATAAAATGTAAACACGGgaatggacagatggatgagtGGGTGGTCTGATGGTCGGATGGACTgatggatagataaatagacagatggatggtttgactgatagatagatggacTGAAGGATGGACAGACTGATGGATGGATCGGATTAAATGGCTCACGAGTGGATATTTCAAGTTTAAAGGACCGTGTGTTTGCAGGCAGGTCGATGTGAGCCCAAACTCCTGGAGGGAGACCTGGTGGTCCTCATCAACGGTCGAGACATTTCCGAACACACACATGACCAGGTTGTCATGTTCATACGAGCCAGCAGAGAGTCACACTCCAGAGAGCTGGCCTTGCTCATCAGAcgtaaaggtgtgtgtgtgtgtatgtgagacagagagagagaaattctgAAAGAGCGAGTGACTGCATGTGAAACTGCGTATTctctgagtgtgtatatatgtcatgtttttcttagtgtgtatatatgtcatGTTGAATATGTATTATAGTCTGGAACATCCTTGTATTCCAGGTCCTGGGAAGGTGGCGCCCCTGCTGCAGTTTCCCCCCGCCCTCTCACTCAGTAGCCAATCACAGGCAGACAAGCCGCAGTCACCTGGCCAGTCAGAGCGGGTCACTACACTGGAGGAATCAATGAGACAGCTGGAGAGAGGAATCCAGTCAGGCACACTCTCCTTCCACTTTGAGGTATTTAATATGCAGGTGGGAGCTAAACAGAGCATTGGGTATTTAACAGTTTCTGTATAAGCAGACCAAAATCACAAATGGCTGTATTTATCTTAATACTTTAAGCAGGATTTAGTACGTCCCACCCACTTATTTGGCGATCGTAATGATGCCTTTTAAGTGCTGGTTTTGGGACAGATGTTGGCCCTAATCTGCTAGACTTGGACTGGTTTCCTGACCCTCTATAACAAAGATGCCTAGTTTGGCCTGGCCTGGAGTTTGTGTGTAAtatacatgtgtctgtgtgtgtgtgtgtgtgtgtgtttagaatCTATACAGGAGGAAACCTGGCCTTTCACTAGCCTGTGCTCGGCTCCCTGAGAACATGGACAAGAATAGATACAAGGATGTTTTACCTTGTGAGtactgttgtctgtctgtctgtctgtgtctctctttctcc
The Centroberyx gerrardi isolate f3 chromosome 12, fCenGer3.hap1.cur.20231027, whole genome shotgun sequence genome window above contains:
- the ptpn3 gene encoding tyrosine-protein phosphatase non-receptor type 3 isoform X1, encoding MPKPDLLCLVQLLDGTIQTFRVSKQDEGAVLLDLVCDQLGLLERQLFSLQLRESSTGIASITAASNTHSPRWLEPEKPLKKQMKGLLSPFYLNFRVRFFISDPNSLQHEQTRHLYFLQIRSDIREGRLQCPLSAAVVLASYAVQSELGDHCPSRLPGYLSKCHFLPEQDDDFLSRVEDLHPQHKGLKQSEAELCFLNTARTLELYGVELHAAMDPNNAPLLVGLASSGVAVFCNMICSSFFPWGNIIKISFKRKRFLIHLKRKHGETQDCVVSLALPCPKTCKNLWRSCVDHHSFFSSSRTARSPKHNNSTVQSYSKLLTQHLGLGNSKTESGPVCRRVVGGMVWNPVLQRSISTEYLETKSLPSRSPPTTPNWYDLQQQPQPWRSPRVRHGIRKPRPSSVELTNDLKDMSEGEDVFYTYRASVSSSKDSEGDASPHNLSGTHSQGQEETLSHIDDISTGEEDGDHSSHDWNRGGALGDGDLLLIRIAPDHEGKFGFNVKGGVDQKMPLAISHVKPDSPAGRCEPKLLEGDLVVLINGRDISEHTHDQVVMFIRASRESHSRELALLIRRKGPGKVAPLLQFPPALSLSSQSQADKPQSPGQSERVTTLEESMRQLERGIQSGTLSFHFENLYRRKPGLSLACARLPENMDKNRYKDVLPYDVSRVVLQDQEDYINASHITVAPPVSGVCLRYVAAQGPLPQTCTHFWQSVWEQQTHTIIMLTTLTERGRTKCHQYWPHPPEVRDYGYLRVNCHSEECNLAYVTRQFTLTHTQRGEERAVTHLQYVAWPDHGVPDDPSDFLLFISSVRERRRGDEPLMVHCSAGIGRTGVLITMETALTLLDEGRPLFPLDIVKTLRDQRAMMVQTTGQFQFVCEAILRVYKEKLEGSAAP
- the ptpn3 gene encoding tyrosine-protein phosphatase non-receptor type 3 isoform X2; its protein translation is MPKPDLLCLVQLLDGTIQTFRVSKQDEGAVLLDLVCDQLGLLERQLFSLQLRESSTGIASITAASNTHSPRWLEPEKPLKKQMKGLLSPFYLNFRVRFFISDPNSLQHEQTRHLYFLQIRSDIREGRLQCPLSAAVVLASYAVQSELGDHCPSRLPGYLSKCHFLPEQDDDFLSRVEDLHPQHKGLKQSEAELCFLNTARTLELYGVELHAAMDPNNAPLLVGLASSGVAVFCNMICSSFFPWGNIIKISFKRKRFLIHLKRKHGETQDCVVSLALPCPKTCKNLWRSCVDHHSFFSSSRTARSPKHNNSTVQSYSKLLTQHLGLGNSKTESGPVCRRVVGGMVWNPVLQRSISTEYLETKSLPSRSPPTTPNWRSPRVRHGIRKPRPSSVELTNDLKDMSEGEDVFYTYRASVSSSKDSEGDASPHNLSGTHSQGQEETLSHIDDISTGEEDGDHSSHDWNRGGALGDGDLLLIRIAPDHEGKFGFNVKGGVDQKMPLAISHVKPDSPAGRCEPKLLEGDLVVLINGRDISEHTHDQVVMFIRASRESHSRELALLIRRKGPGKVAPLLQFPPALSLSSQSQADKPQSPGQSERVTTLEESMRQLERGIQSGTLSFHFENLYRRKPGLSLACARLPENMDKNRYKDVLPYDVSRVVLQDQEDYINASHITVAPPVSGVCLRYVAAQGPLPQTCTHFWQSVWEQQTHTIIMLTTLTERGRTKCHQYWPHPPEVRDYGYLRVNCHSEECNLAYVTRQFTLTHTQRGEERAVTHLQYVAWPDHGVPDDPSDFLLFISSVRERRRGDEPLMVHCSAGIGRTGVLITMETALTLLDEGRPLFPLDIVKTLRDQRAMMVQTTGQFQFVCEAILRVYKEKLEGSAAP